A genome region from Nitrospira sp. includes the following:
- a CDS encoding HU family DNA-binding protein translates to MAKSMTKSQIADHLAGKAGITKKTAVQFLDDFAALAYREAKNAFVVPGIGKLVLANRKARMGRNPQTGEPIKIPAKRVVKFRVAKMAKDSILGKK, encoded by the coding sequence ATGGCCAAGTCGATGACGAAATCGCAGATTGCTGACCATCTTGCTGGGAAGGCAGGGATTACCAAGAAGACGGCCGTCCAATTTTTGGACGATTTCGCCGCGCTCGCCTATCGTGAAGCGAAGAATGCCTTTGTCGTTCCAGGAATCGGGAAGTTGGTGCTGGCCAATCGGAAGGCCCGCATGGGTCGGAATCCGCAGACGGGTGAACCGATCAAGATCCCGGCTAAGCGGGTGGTGAAGTTCCGGGTCGCGAAAATGGCCAAAGATTCGATCCTCGGTAAGAAGTAA